In Alphaproteobacteria bacterium, one DNA window encodes the following:
- a CDS encoding PAS domain S-box protein, with amino-acid sequence MTDPTQQTLIAQPDLLTMVESLTGIGHWRWQADSAVQEYSVESLRILGFETSPVALDQFFSTLHPDDYVLARACLHLAMETKRGFDLVLRVTAGKDATVRTIAWRGQVLPGATGAHDEMVGTIQDVTAEKRSDELLIARERRYHDFLNHLDEAVVVCDTEGRVQEHNRQACAFWGLNHHELLAKTASELGLPGFNEEEEAAMDMTITRLDGSKLSVSISHFPASCMEPDRHLFLLRDLSYFRRIEDSLRSHQSFQEVLLDTIINPIYYSDQQGRIGYCNKAFSEALGVARERIVGKTLFDIMPHSLADVHKRSDDALIQGRSLHAYEALFPFAEGSIREVLVSKAVARHPSTDEMLIVCTMMDVSQIKRSQRSLVSNERQLRHLLESNPVGALILSEDGLVLDANDRLAEMVGMTRQHVQAMQASVLYADPKDHERIWNQIAQGHTVRDEPVRLSHAQGEDVWALISAERSLFEEQPAVVIWCYDITRQKKQEVALAKAQQEAEAANQAKSAFLAAMSHEIRTPMNGVVTMSELLARTPLSNEQKAMNEVVHESALALLNIIGDILDFSKIESGQFKLEQNEFSLTDLVDGVVDLLGPKMVEKGLDLVTVIQPDVPDYLEGDPQRIRQIILNLLGNAMKFTEKGGITLTIECVQDPAYDKKNVAHDHKRVLRFAVEDTGIGIPPHIQEHLFRPFVQADVSTMRRYGGTGLGLSICHALVTMMDGRIGINSVSDRGSSFWFTLPLIAYPDRRSAQHYDFHHAPIMVVCNSPMLAQNLEMILRQDNAMPKVLTNMGDVSRYLVGAEVKGQPFQIVILDDRLDHQETWIPKELAKPPYLIRLSSYMHYLSSSRDNAVPGLRQSHLSRPVKPHALRQAMAEAMGLTQPKNHSCHRNSDDMPIGDAIFSPPDIEQARQKGVLILVAEDNPTNQSVIRLLMSKLGFAMELAGTGRQALKMLQEKDYHLLLTDCHMPEMDGYELSRRWRSDEKRKTARERLPIVALTADALPGTRQLCYDAGMDDYLIKPVSISDMESCIRHWLPSAIEWRCDKRRTDKTCPETDVRQEQTQLPSMEKNVDDLPVLDMAYFQELVGDDPAMLSDMLNQYLDRVQRDLVDLDKAFDKKDMTAIRSLSHGMAGSSETAGAKRMSYLTRMIEQNIWQGHFDAASAVRSQIMPAMRELSAVIAALRPSHLGPKKEQP; translated from the coding sequence GTGACGGATCCAACGCAACAAACTCTCATCGCTCAGCCTGATCTGCTGACGATGGTGGAAAGCCTGACGGGCATTGGTCATTGGCGTTGGCAAGCCGACAGCGCGGTGCAGGAATATTCGGTTGAGTCGTTGCGCATCCTTGGCTTTGAGACGAGTCCGGTGGCGTTGGATCAGTTTTTTTCAACCTTGCATCCTGATGATTATGTTCTGGCGCGCGCATGCCTTCATCTGGCGATGGAAACCAAACGAGGCTTTGACTTGGTGTTGCGGGTGACGGCGGGTAAGGATGCCACGGTACGTACTATTGCCTGGCGCGGACAGGTTCTGCCCGGCGCAACCGGTGCGCATGACGAGATGGTTGGCACCATCCAAGACGTGACCGCCGAGAAGCGTTCAGATGAGCTTTTGATTGCGCGTGAACGTCGATATCACGACTTCCTTAACCACCTAGATGAAGCCGTTGTGGTGTGCGACACAGAAGGACGGGTGCAAGAGCATAACCGTCAAGCTTGCGCATTCTGGGGACTGAATCACCATGAGCTGCTGGCGAAGACCGCCTCTGAGCTAGGGCTACCTGGCTTTAATGAGGAAGAAGAAGCCGCCATGGACATGACCATCACAAGGCTGGACGGCAGCAAATTATCTGTTTCCATCAGTCATTTTCCGGCCAGCTGTATGGAGCCAGACAGGCATCTTTTCCTTCTACGTGACCTGTCATATTTTCGCCGAATCGAGGATTCTCTACGATCTCATCAAAGTTTCCAGGAAGTCCTTCTCGACACGATCATTAACCCCATCTACTACAGCGATCAGCAGGGACGCATTGGATATTGCAACAAGGCATTCTCGGAAGCCTTGGGCGTGGCGCGCGAGAGGATTGTCGGTAAAACGCTCTTCGATATCATGCCCCATAGCCTGGCTGATGTGCATAAACGGTCGGATGACGCCTTGATTCAAGGAAGATCGCTTCACGCCTATGAGGCGCTGTTTCCATTCGCGGAAGGCAGCATCCGTGAGGTCCTGGTCTCAAAAGCGGTGGCGCGTCACCCCAGCACGGACGAGATGCTGATCGTCTGCACGATGATGGATGTCAGTCAGATCAAACGTAGCCAACGTTCCTTGGTCAGTAATGAAAGACAATTGAGGCATCTGTTGGAGTCCAATCCGGTCGGTGCCTTGATCCTAAGCGAGGATGGCCTTGTTCTGGATGCGAATGATCGTCTGGCCGAGATGGTGGGTATGACGCGCCAGCATGTGCAGGCCATGCAGGCCAGCGTTCTTTATGCGGATCCGAAAGACCACGAACGCATCTGGAATCAAATTGCTCAAGGTCACACCGTTCGAGATGAACCTGTGCGTCTGAGCCATGCGCAAGGCGAGGATGTCTGGGCACTGATTTCGGCCGAACGTAGCTTATTCGAAGAACAGCCAGCAGTGGTCATCTGGTGCTATGACATTACGCGCCAGAAAAAGCAGGAGGTGGCCCTGGCCAAAGCGCAACAGGAAGCCGAAGCCGCCAACCAGGCTAAATCCGCCTTCCTTGCCGCCATGAGCCATGAGATTCGGACCCCGATGAATGGTGTGGTCACGATGTCGGAGTTGCTGGCACGAACGCCGCTCTCCAATGAACAGAAGGCGATGAACGAGGTTGTACATGAATCCGCATTGGCCTTGCTGAACATTATCGGCGATATCTTGGATTTCTCTAAGATCGAATCCGGTCAATTCAAGTTGGAGCAGAACGAGTTCTCGTTGACTGATCTGGTGGACGGCGTGGTCGACTTGCTCGGTCCCAAGATGGTCGAAAAAGGATTGGACCTTGTGACGGTGATTCAACCGGACGTCCCCGATTATTTAGAGGGCGATCCTCAGCGTATTCGGCAGATCATTTTGAACCTTCTTGGCAATGCCATGAAATTCACCGAGAAAGGCGGCATCACTCTCACGATAGAATGTGTTCAGGATCCGGCATATGACAAGAAGAATGTCGCACACGATCATAAGCGGGTTCTGCGATTTGCTGTCGAAGATACAGGCATCGGCATCCCTCCGCATATTCAAGAACATCTGTTTCGTCCCTTTGTGCAGGCGGATGTGTCTACCATGCGCCGTTATGGCGGCACAGGGCTCGGACTCTCGATATGCCACGCCTTGGTAACCATGATGGACGGACGTATAGGAATTAACAGCGTATCCGATAGGGGGTCGTCGTTCTGGTTCACTTTGCCGCTGATTGCTTATCCTGACCGGCGTAGCGCACAGCATTACGATTTCCATCATGCGCCCATTATGGTGGTCTGCAATTCGCCGATGCTGGCCCAAAATCTGGAAATGATCTTACGACAAGATAACGCCATGCCAAAGGTTCTGACGAATATGGGCGATGTCAGCCGATATCTGGTGGGTGCTGAGGTTAAGGGACAGCCGTTTCAGATCGTTATTCTTGATGACCGGCTGGATCATCAAGAGACTTGGATCCCCAAAGAACTGGCCAAGCCACCTTATCTTATTCGCCTTTCTTCCTACATGCATTATCTGTCGTCATCGCGTGATAACGCTGTGCCAGGATTGCGCCAAAGTCATCTGTCGCGTCCGGTCAAGCCCCATGCCTTGCGCCAGGCTATGGCGGAAGCCATGGGACTTACGCAACCCAAGAATCACTCATGTCATCGCAATAGTGACGACATGCCTATCGGGGATGCCATCTTCTCCCCTCCGGATATCGAGCAAGCGCGACAAAAAGGCGTGCTGATTCTGGTGGCAGAGGATAATCCAACCAATCAAAGCGTCATCCGGTTGCTGATGAGCAAGCTGGGCTTTGCCATGGAATTGGCAGGCACCGGACGACAGGCGCTCAAGATGTTGCAGGAGAAAGATTACCATCTGCTCCTGACCGATTGTCATATGCCGGAAATGGATGGGTATGAACTATCTAGACGTTGGCGTTCTGACGAAAAGAGAAAAACGGCGAGGGAACGTTTGCCGATTGTCGCTCTGACCGCCGATGCGCTGCCAGGCACACGACAATTGTGTTACGACGCGGGCATGGACGATTATCTGATCAAGCCGGTGTCAATTAGTGATATGGAGTCGTGTATTCGTCACTGGTTGCCCAGTGCTATAGAGTGGCGATGTGACAAGCGTAGAACCGACAAAACATGTCCTGAAACCGATGTCCGACAAGAGCAGACGCAATTGCCTTCGATGGAAAAGAACGTCGATGATTTGCCCGTCTTGGACATGGCGTATTTCCAGGAATTGGTGGGCGATGACCCGGCGATGCTTTCCGATATGCTGAATCAATATCTAGATAGAGTTCAACGCGACCTAGTGGATTTGGATAAGGCATTCGACAAAAAGGACATGACGGCTATTCGCTCTCTCTCTCATGGTATGGCGGGATCGTCGGAGACAGCGGGGGCCAAGCGCATGAGTTATCTAACGCGCATGATCGAACAGAATATATGGCAAGGTCATTTTGATGCCGCCAGTGCGGTAAGATCGCAGATCATGCCCGCAATGCGGGAATTGTCTGCGGTGATCGCGGCGCTGCGTCCATCACACCTAGGGCCAAAGAAAGAACAGCCCTGA
- the tolQ gene encoding protein TolQ, translating into MDSSSVEQVRLAGSVAAHDMSIMGMFMATDTLSKVVIMALLAASVWTWAIIMEKLFRLRRLKKRAFFFEERFWSGGSLETLYDKISKSPGDPMANVFVAGMKEWRNAADKNLLATPAMRGSLQARVERVMQTTSAREMSDIEHGMAVLASVASASPFVGLFGTVWGIMNSFTAIAQQGNTSLATIAPGIAEALFTTALGLVAAIPATLAYNKYATDINRYGERLETFSSDFHTLLSRNLEEHRGG; encoded by the coding sequence ATGGATAGTTCATCGGTAGAGCAGGTGCGTTTGGCCGGGTCGGTGGCCGCTCATGACATGTCCATTATGGGCATGTTCATGGCCACGGATACCTTGTCGAAGGTCGTCATCATGGCCTTATTAGCGGCATCGGTGTGGACATGGGCTATCATTATGGAAAAGCTGTTTCGTCTGCGCCGCTTGAAAAAGCGCGCGTTCTTCTTCGAGGAGCGTTTCTGGTCGGGTGGGTCGCTTGAGACCTTGTACGACAAGATATCAAAAAGCCCTGGCGACCCGATGGCCAATGTTTTCGTGGCTGGTATGAAGGAATGGCGCAACGCGGCGGACAAGAATCTGCTGGCCACGCCCGCCATGCGCGGCAGCTTGCAAGCGCGTGTCGAGCGTGTCATGCAAACCACCTCCGCGCGCGAAATGAGCGATATCGAACATGGGATGGCGGTGCTGGCCTCGGTGGCCTCGGCATCGCCGTTTGTGGGCTTGTTTGGCACCGTTTGGGGCATCATGAACAGCTTCACGGCCATCGCGCAGCAGGGCAATACCAGCCTCGCCACGATTGCGCCAGGCATTGCCGAGGCGTTGTTCACCACGGCGCTGGGCTTGGTGGCCGCCATACCGGCGACACTGGCCTATAACAAATATGCCACCGACATCAACCGCTATGGCGAGAGATTGGAGACGTTCTCCAGCGATTTCCATACGCTGCTGTCGCGCAATCTTGAAGAACATCGGGGAGGCTGA
- the tolB gene encoding Tol-Pal system protein TolB: MTARRFVKMGIMALVAVAGLLGAVPARADLKVDISRGSVEPMPIAIPDFFATSPSDQRVGRDIAAVVAADLERSGLFRPVPPSSFIQDPASLQTQPRFADWRVLQTQSLVAGKVTMQGDGRLKVEFRLWDVFTEQQLTGLAYFTVPQNWRRIAHIISDAIYKRITGEEGYFDTRIVYIAENGPANRRIKRLAIMDQDGENHRFLSDGRALVLTPRFSPTAQEVTYMAYFNNKPRVYLFNIDSGRQEVLGDFPGMTFAPRFSPGGDRVVFSLSQGGNSNVFTMDLRTRRTQQMTNHPSINTSPSFSPDGKRLTFESDRSGTQQLYVMSAGGGEAQRISFQEGRYGTPVWSPRGDLIAFTKILGGRFYIGVIRPDGSGERMITEAYHAEGPTWAPNGRVLMFFKETSGGPGGAGKTARLYSIDLTGQNERVVQTPQDASDPAWSPLIP; encoded by the coding sequence ATGACCGCACGGCGCTTTGTAAAAATGGGGATCATGGCTTTGGTGGCCGTGGCGGGGCTGTTGGGGGCCGTGCCTGCCCGGGCCGATCTGAAGGTCGATATCTCCCGCGGGTCGGTTGAGCCGATGCCCATCGCCATACCTGACTTTTTTGCGACCTCGCCCTCGGATCAGCGCGTGGGGCGCGATATCGCCGCCGTGGTCGCGGCGGATCTTGAACGCTCGGGCTTGTTCCGTCCGGTGCCGCCCAGCAGCTTTATCCAAGATCCCGCCAGCTTGCAGACCCAGCCACGCTTTGCCGATTGGCGCGTCCTGCAAACGCAGTCGCTGGTCGCGGGCAAAGTGACCATGCAAGGGGATGGCCGCTTAAAGGTGGAGTTCCGCCTGTGGGATGTGTTCACCGAACAGCAATTGACGGGCCTGGCCTATTTCACCGTGCCCCAGAATTGGCGCCGCATCGCGCATATCATCTCGGACGCCATCTATAAGCGCATCACGGGCGAGGAAGGCTATTTTGATACTCGCATCGTCTATATCGCCGAGAACGGCCCGGCCAATCGTCGGATCAAGCGTTTGGCGATCATGGACCAAGACGGCGAGAATCATCGTTTTCTGTCCGATGGTCGTGCCCTGGTTCTGACGCCACGGTTCTCGCCGACGGCGCAGGAAGTCACTTATATGGCTTATTTCAACAATAAGCCGCGCGTCTATCTGTTCAATATTGACAGCGGGCGTCAGGAAGTGTTGGGCGATTTCCCCGGTATGACCTTTGCTCCGCGTTTCTCGCCCGGTGGTGATCGCGTGGTCTTTAGTCTGTCACAAGGAGGTAATTCCAACGTCTTTACGATGGACCTGCGCACCCGCCGCACGCAGCAGATGACCAACCATCCGTCCATCAACACCTCGCCCAGCTTCTCGCCCGATGGGAAGCGGCTGACTTTCGAGTCCGATCGCAGCGGCACGCAGCAGCTTTATGTGATGAGCGCCGGTGGTGGTGAGGCACAGCGCATTTCCTTCCAAGAAGGGCGCTATGGCACTCCGGTATGGTCGCCGCGCGGTGATCTCATCGCTTTCACCAAGATTCTGGGTGGCCGGTTCTATATCGGCGTCATTCGTCCGGATGGCTCGGGTGAGCGCATGATCACCGAGGCCTATCACGCCGAAGGTCCTACATGGGCGCCCAATGGTCGCGTATTGATGTTCTTTAAGGAAACCTCGGGCGGTCCCGGCGGCGCGGGTAAGACCGCGCGCTTGTACAGCATCGATCTGACCGGCCAGAATGAGCGTGTGGTGCAAACCCCGCAAGACGCCTCAGATCCGGCATGGTCCCCGCTGATTCCCTGA
- a CDS encoding biopolymer transporter ExbD — MAGHLATLRRRARRNAFRANADINITPMVDVTLVLLIVFMVAAPMMTVAVPVDLPQAKAPNISEQKEPLVITVDGKGGIWLQETRMDVSQLAPRLQAIGGVNPDSRIFVRGDQKINYGRVMEVMGILNNAGYRKVALVAELPQEGARSGAGR, encoded by the coding sequence ATGGCCGGCCATCTCGCTACCTTGCGTCGCCGCGCGCGCCGCAACGCCTTTCGCGCCAATGCGGATATCAATATCACGCCCATGGTCGATGTGACTCTGGTGTTGCTGATCGTCTTTATGGTCGCCGCGCCCATGATGACCGTGGCCGTTCCGGTCGATCTGCCCCAGGCTAAGGCACCCAATATCAGCGAACAGAAAGAGCCGTTGGTGATCACCGTTGACGGTAAAGGGGGCATTTGGTTGCAAGAAACCCGCATGGATGTCTCGCAATTGGCTCCGCGCCTGCAAGCGATCGGCGGGGTTAATCCTGACTCGCGCATCTTTGTGCGCGGCGATCAAAAAATCAATTATGGCCGTGTCATGGAAGTGATGGGCATTTTGAACAATGCCGGATATCGCAAGGTGGCACTGGTCGCCGAACTTCCGCAGGAGGGGGCGCGCAGCGGTGCGGGGCGCTGA